One window of Chryseobacterium indologenes genomic DNA carries:
- a CDS encoding 2-oxoglutarate dehydrogenase E1 component, which translates to MDRFSFLNAAHSQLIEDLYQQYLKFPDSLEPSWKAFFQGFDFALENYGDDDNTQFIQAPANAAPAVQQQISQAVSNGEVPEHIKKEFKVVNLIEAYRTRGHLFTKTNPVRERRHYTPTLDIENFGLSKEDLNTKFNCAVETGMKEPATLADLIKHLENIYCDSIGVEYMHINNVEEKDFIKRWLQVNENHPNLSANEKTEILLKLNQAVAFENYLHTKFVGQKRFSLEGGETLIPALDQLISRSSQLGVDEVVLGMAHRGRLNVLTNIFGKSYKQIFSEFEGKEFEEDVFSGDVKYHLGSSKKIKTASGEEVCINLTPNPSHLETVAALVEGICRAKVDDKYKDYSKVLPIIIHGDGAIAGQGIAYEVAQMMTLEGYRTGGTVHIVVNNQVSFTTNYMDARSSTYCTDIAKVTESPVMHVNADDAEAVVHAIHFAADFRAKFGKDVYIDLLGYRKYGHNEGDEPRFTQPNLYKTISKHPNPREIYKDKLLKDSVTSNDVIAKMETEFKALLDKDFDASKEIEKNVMDLFMAEDWTNYPIGKRGAVQLPVDTKYDAAKLKELALKMSTLPADKKFINKITRLFENRIKAIEGNSLDWALGEWLAYATLLVEGHNVRISGEDVERGTFSHRHAVVKTEDTEEEYIPLRHVSESRFDVFNSHLSEYGVLGFDYGYAMASPNTLTIWEAQFGDFVNGAQIIVDQYLAAAEEKWKIQNGLVMLLPHGSEGQGAEHSSARLERFLTLCANENMVVANITSPANYFHLLRRQLKWGFRKPLIVMSPKSLLRHPKVVSPIEDFANGVFQPILDDPTADPKKVEKLVLCSGKLYFELLAKKEELNCENIALVRFEQLYPLQTDGIEAIFNKYENKKQLVWAQEEPENMGAWSYILRNFRDTGIQVVAPVPSGAPAPGSHKMFEKNQNAVINRVFDRDDAPAKRPVTA; encoded by the coding sequence ATGGACAGATTTTCATTCCTAAACGCAGCTCATTCTCAGTTAATTGAGGATTTATACCAACAGTACTTAAAATTCCCAGACTCCCTAGAACCATCATGGAAAGCTTTCTTTCAAGGCTTCGATTTTGCTTTAGAGAACTATGGAGATGACGATAACACCCAGTTTATTCAGGCTCCGGCCAACGCTGCCCCGGCAGTACAACAACAGATTTCTCAGGCAGTATCAAACGGAGAGGTTCCTGAGCATATCAAGAAAGAATTTAAAGTAGTAAACCTTATTGAGGCTTACAGAACAAGAGGGCACCTTTTTACGAAGACTAACCCAGTTAGAGAAAGAAGACATTACACGCCTACTTTAGATATCGAGAACTTTGGTCTTTCTAAAGAAGATTTAAATACAAAATTCAACTGTGCTGTTGAAACAGGAATGAAAGAGCCTGCTACTTTGGCAGACCTTATCAAGCACCTTGAAAACATCTACTGTGATTCTATCGGAGTAGAGTATATGCACATCAACAACGTTGAAGAAAAAGATTTTATTAAAAGATGGCTTCAGGTAAATGAAAACCACCCAAATCTTTCTGCAAACGAAAAAACAGAAATTTTATTAAAATTAAATCAGGCGGTTGCTTTTGAAAACTACCTTCACACAAAATTTGTAGGACAAAAAAGATTCTCATTAGAAGGAGGTGAAACCTTAATCCCGGCTTTAGATCAGTTGATCTCAAGATCTTCTCAGTTAGGAGTAGACGAAGTGGTATTAGGAATGGCTCACAGAGGTAGACTGAATGTACTGACCAATATTTTCGGAAAATCTTACAAGCAGATCTTCTCAGAATTTGAAGGAAAAGAATTTGAGGAAGATGTATTCTCAGGTGATGTTAAATATCACTTAGGATCATCTAAAAAGATCAAAACAGCTTCAGGAGAAGAAGTATGTATCAACCTTACTCCGAACCCGTCTCACCTGGAGACAGTAGCTGCTTTGGTAGAAGGTATCTGCCGTGCAAAAGTAGATGACAAATACAAAGATTATTCTAAAGTATTGCCAATCATCATCCACGGTGATGGTGCTATTGCTGGTCAGGGTATTGCTTACGAAGTGGCTCAGATGATGACTTTGGAAGGATACAGAACAGGAGGTACTGTTCATATCGTTGTAAATAACCAGGTTTCATTTACAACCAACTATATGGATGCAAGATCTTCAACATACTGTACAGACATCGCAAAAGTTACAGAATCTCCTGTAATGCACGTGAATGCTGATGATGCAGAAGCTGTAGTTCACGCTATCCATTTTGCTGCTGATTTCAGAGCGAAATTCGGAAAAGATGTTTATATTGACCTTTTAGGATATAGAAAATACGGGCACAATGAAGGTGATGAACCAAGATTCACTCAGCCTAACTTATATAAAACAATTTCAAAACACCCGAACCCAAGAGAAATTTATAAAGATAAATTACTTAAAGACAGCGTTACTTCCAATGATGTAATTGCTAAAATGGAAACGGAATTCAAAGCTCTTTTAGATAAAGATTTTGATGCTTCAAAAGAAATTGAAAAGAACGTAATGGATCTGTTCATGGCTGAAGACTGGACTAACTACCCAATCGGAAAGAGAGGTGCAGTTCAGTTGCCGGTTGATACAAAATATGATGCAGCAAAGCTAAAAGAATTAGCGCTGAAAATGTCAACACTTCCTGCGGATAAAAAATTCATCAATAAAATTACAAGACTTTTCGAAAACCGTATCAAGGCGATTGAAGGTAATTCATTAGACTGGGCATTAGGAGAGTGGTTAGCTTATGCAACACTACTTGTGGAAGGTCACAACGTAAGAATCTCAGGAGAAGATGTGGAAAGAGGTACATTCTCTCACAGACATGCAGTAGTAAAAACAGAAGATACAGAAGAAGAATATATCCCGTTAAGACACGTATCAGAAAGCAGATTTGATGTATTCAACTCTCACCTTTCAGAATATGGAGTTTTAGGTTTCGATTACGGATATGCAATGGCTTCTCCAAATACATTGACAATCTGGGAAGCTCAGTTCGGAGATTTCGTGAACGGTGCTCAGATCATCGTTGACCAGTATCTTGCAGCAGCAGAAGAAAAATGGAAAATCCAGAACGGATTGGTGATGTTATTACCTCACGGTTCAGAAGGACAGGGAGCAGAGCACTCTTCAGCAAGATTGGAGAGATTCCTTACCCTTTGTGCTAATGAAAACATGGTAGTGGCTAATATTACTTCACCTGCCAACTACTTCCACTTATTGAGAAGACAGCTGAAATGGGGATTCAGAAAACCATTGATCGTAATGAGCCCTAAATCTTTACTGAGACATCCTAAAGTAGTTTCTCCAATTGAAGATTTTGCAAACGGTGTATTCCAGCCTATTTTGGACGATCCAACTGCAGATCCTAAAAAAGTTGAAAAACTAGTTCTTTGTTCAGGTAAACTGTACTTTGAATTATTGGCGAAGAAAGAAGAACTTAACTGTGAAAATATTGCATTGGTAAGATTCGAGCAGTTATATCCGCTTCAGACGGATGGTATTGAAGCGATCTTCAACAAATACGAAAACAAAAAACAATTGGTTTGGGCTCAGGAAGAACCTGAAAACATGGGAGCTTGGTCTTATATCCTGAGAAACTTCAGAGATACAGGAATCCAGGTAGTTGCTCCGGTACCAAGCGGTGCTCCTGCTCCGGGTAGCCACAAAATGTTTGAGAAAAACCAGAATGCAGTGATCAATAGAGTTTTCGACAGAGATGATGCTCCTGCAAAAAGACCAGTTACAGCTTAA
- a CDS encoding SRPBCC domain-containing protein, protein MRIFKILTFIIVLLGGAYAASMYYFVDESKNFTIEKEIDYPVDKVFAQFNNLQNFTRWNNFFTSSQSIDIDYYTPYEGQGSAISYVDPKNNTDGEMFIRYENLNKTLKYQLFEDENENPTLVDVKFKPVSAEKTKIIWYVHTPKLSVWKRVENFWTEDRFAENINKSMTNLKNSLGNKVEKDNQMAAIKYDSLMVENEEDKLLLGINVSTSNKKDALYKNIVMNYNKAYNFVTMDMGKRDDEFGYPILITDADNYKDKEVSYFLGIPLSKKIGVSDNNFNFRSVNPSQNYVIYYKGNYEGRIRAIQQLIQKAKKDEMRFGDIRQTFIERPMEGQDVNMKLSLSVYK, encoded by the coding sequence ATGCGTATTTTTAAGATATTAACTTTTATCATTGTTTTGTTGGGGGGAGCTTATGCTGCTTCCATGTACTATTTTGTAGACGAAAGTAAAAACTTTACCATTGAAAAAGAAATTGATTATCCGGTAGATAAGGTTTTTGCCCAGTTTAATAATCTTCAGAATTTTACAAGATGGAATAATTTTTTTACCAGTTCACAATCTATCGATATCGATTATTATACGCCTTACGAAGGACAGGGAAGTGCTATCAGTTATGTGGATCCTAAAAATAATACCGATGGAGAAATGTTCATCCGGTATGAGAACCTTAATAAGACTTTGAAATATCAGCTTTTTGAGGATGAAAATGAAAATCCAACGCTGGTTGATGTTAAATTTAAGCCTGTTTCTGCAGAAAAAACAAAAATCATTTGGTACGTACATACACCTAAACTGTCTGTCTGGAAAAGAGTAGAAAACTTCTGGACTGAAGACCGGTTTGCTGAAAATATCAACAAAAGCATGACGAATCTTAAAAATTCTTTAGGAAATAAAGTCGAAAAAGATAACCAGATGGCAGCCATCAAATACGATAGTCTGATGGTGGAAAATGAAGAAGACAAATTGCTGCTTGGGATCAATGTAAGTACATCAAATAAAAAGGATGCGCTCTATAAAAATATCGTGATGAATTATAACAAAGCTTATAACTTTGTGACGATGGATATGGGAAAAAGAGATGATGAATTCGGATATCCTATCCTGATCACTGATGCGGACAATTATAAGGATAAAGAAGTTTCTTATTTCCTGGGAATTCCGCTTTCTAAGAAAATTGGAGTATCAGACAATAATTTCAATTTTAGATCCGTAAATCCATCTCAAAACTATGTCATTTACTACAAAGGGAACTATGAGGGGCGAATTCGGGCAATTCAGCAGCTGATTCAGAAAGCCAAAAAAGACGAGATGCGCTTCGGAGATATCCGTCAGACCTTTATTGAACGTCCGATGGAAGGACAGGATGTGAACATGAAGCTCTCATTATCAGTGTATAAGTGA